A section of the Flavobacterium sp. CG_23.5 genome encodes:
- a CDS encoding O-antigen ligase family protein, which yields MHISKSRFYTILFVIVLFLQLYLPSFKANLFIQVGMVALYFLIEKITITESFLIKTIPVLLLLLLGFAGTLIHKYEVYNIIKDIFHFLKPVLGLLVGYLFYKKINNFSYFIKTIILCGFASAVLHFIILMATADLFSGSVERIREFGKDNFLELFAVFFLLYYKKFYQETLFSSVLKRKAILIVLLVSNILYFSRTMIVVAIILFLSIEGHTILTKKAIRFLAVFTLLIMLFYVFLFSVKIERDKPGMQAFLYKIKIAPAEIFKTKIDRENHKDLWDHWRGYEVKRAFALMKDNPSSFVFGTGYGSLVNLKFYAPLTGEKNGIKYISELHNGYMYVFYKTGALGIIILLIFFTMLYRTVYFNQKDKKFVTLFISAIGLIYLFTTLTITGIYNGRDVIIFILGAFLYFERKTNFQKEISE from the coding sequence ATGCATATAAGTAAATCTAGATTTTATACTATTCTATTTGTAATTGTACTTTTTTTACAATTGTATCTGCCTTCATTCAAGGCTAATTTGTTTATACAAGTAGGAATGGTGGCGCTTTACTTTTTGATTGAAAAAATTACAATAACTGAATCTTTTCTGATAAAAACAATACCCGTATTACTCCTTTTATTATTAGGTTTTGCAGGAACTTTGATTCATAAATATGAAGTTTACAATATTATAAAAGATATTTTTCATTTTTTGAAACCTGTTTTAGGGCTACTTGTCGGTTATCTATTTTATAAAAAAATCAACAATTTTAGTTACTTCATTAAGACAATTATTTTATGCGGATTTGCATCGGCAGTACTTCATTTTATAATTTTAATGGCAACAGCTGATTTGTTTTCCGGTTCAGTGGAGAGAATTAGAGAGTTTGGAAAAGACAATTTTTTGGAACTTTTCGCTGTTTTTTTCCTACTATATTATAAAAAATTCTACCAAGAGACCTTGTTCAGTAGCGTTTTAAAAAGAAAAGCGATTCTAATTGTACTTTTGGTTTCTAACATTTTATATTTTTCAAGAACAATGATTGTTGTAGCGATTATTCTTTTTTTATCAATTGAAGGACATACTATTTTGACCAAAAAAGCAATACGATTCTTGGCAGTTTTTACTCTTTTAATCATGCTGTTTTATGTCTTTTTGTTTTCTGTGAAAATAGAAAGAGACAAACCTGGAATGCAAGCATTTCTCTATAAAATAAAAATTGCGCCAGCTGAAATATTTAAAACAAAAATTGACCGAGAAAATCATAAAGATTTATGGGACCATTGGCGTGGGTATGAAGTAAAAAGAGCTTTTGCTTTAATGAAAGACAATCCCAGTAGTTTTGTTTTTGGGACCGGTTACGGGTCTTTAGTTAATCTAAAATTTTACGCACCATTAACAGGTGAAAAAAATGGAATCAAATACATTTCAGAGCTGCATAATGGGTATATGTATGTATTTTACAAAACGGGAGCTTTAGGAATTATAATTCTATTAATTTTTTTCACAATGCTGTATCGAACTGTATATTTCAACCAAAAAGACAAAAAATTTGTTACACTATTTATTTCGGCAATTGGGCTAATATATTTATTTACTACATTGACAATTACCGGAATTTATAACGGTCGAGATGTTATTATTTTTATTTTAGGAGCATTTCTGTATTTTGAGAGGAAGACAAATTTTCAAAAAGAAATTTCAGAATGA
- a CDS encoding O-antigen ligase family protein — protein sequence METTCNYLKNACQEIKLESKQNLNLLALIVVLLTLPLSYAVNSITILFFALTALFSFRKNNFRIEKYLIAPIILYLLMVISIFWSQDVNATLKAISKELPLLIFPICFMAMPALDENKKQFVLKYFSFGMFFYMVFYLIKAIIRYLITKNSAVFFYHDLVNEDLNAIHVSVYMSVAFFYFYTKISESNLFKTISFLFAIFIFLLSSKNIIIVFVFLVVFYEFYNFKKSLARKKTMIGLIVMGLLLLVLSPRIRDRFSSEFHSNTSTTGNNKLDIQGNVNYVNVHQAWTQQKFQQNDYFSGTAFRVYQIRIFKEMLQEDPILFTGYGLNATAFKIKEMGKKHAIFSGDSTHDGYQNKNFHNEYIQLFAEMGIFGFLLIVAIVILNLIKGIQSKDFVHISFAVLTISLFLTESFLSRQRGIVFFTIMYCLFNSSTTSKDIKIS from the coding sequence ATGGAGACTACCTGCAATTATTTGAAGAATGCATGTCAAGAAATAAAATTGGAAAGTAAACAAAACCTTAATTTGCTGGCTTTAATAGTAGTTTTGCTTACTTTACCTTTGAGTTATGCGGTTAATAGTATTACTATATTATTCTTTGCATTAACAGCTTTATTTTCTTTCAGAAAAAATAATTTTAGAATTGAAAAATACCTGATTGCGCCAATTATTTTATATCTTTTGATGGTAATTTCAATATTTTGGAGTCAGGATGTAAATGCGACATTAAAAGCGATTTCAAAAGAACTTCCTTTATTGATTTTTCCAATTTGCTTTATGGCAATGCCTGCATTAGATGAAAATAAAAAACAATTTGTTTTAAAATATTTTAGTTTTGGTATGTTCTTTTACATGGTTTTCTACTTGATTAAAGCCATAATTAGGTATTTAATTACAAAAAACAGCGCAGTATTCTTTTACCACGATTTAGTAAATGAAGATCTTAATGCTATACATGTTTCGGTTTATATGAGTGTCGCATTTTTTTATTTTTATACAAAAATATCAGAATCAAATTTATTTAAAACAATCTCTTTTTTATTTGCGATATTTATTTTTCTATTGTCATCAAAGAATATAATTATAGTTTTTGTATTCCTAGTTGTATTTTATGAGTTTTATAATTTTAAAAAGAGTTTGGCGCGAAAAAAGACAATGATTGGTTTAATTGTAATGGGGTTGTTACTATTAGTGTTGTCTCCTAGAATTAGAGACCGCTTTTCATCTGAATTTCATTCGAACACCAGTACTACTGGTAATAATAAGCTTGATATACAAGGAAATGTAAATTATGTAAATGTTCATCAAGCTTGGACGCAACAAAAATTCCAACAAAACGATTATTTTTCCGGTACTGCTTTTAGAGTGTATCAAATCAGGATTTTTAAAGAAATGCTGCAGGAAGATCCAATTCTATTTACGGGCTACGGACTTAACGCAACTGCTTTTAAAATTAAAGAAATGGGAAAAAAACACGCCATTTTTTCCGGGGATAGCACTCATGATGGTTATCAAAATAAAAATTTCCACAATGAATATATTCAACTTTTTGCTGAAATGGGTATTTTCGGTTTTTTATTAATTGTTGCGATTGTTATCTTAAATTTAATTAAAGGCATTCAATCAAAAGATTTCGTTCATATTTCTTTTGCAGTCCTAACGATTAGTTTATTTTTGACCGAATCATTTTTATCTCGGCAACGAGGAATTGTTTTTTTTACGATAATGTATTGTCTTTTTAATTCATCAACAACTTCAAAAGACATCAAAATAAGCTAA
- a CDS encoding DUF6909 family protein, protein MKETKNISRSRAQESSAAIEKMYITMRHLFNRGFYKPMGISGDTLREALLALRPEIYGNIGEEKVELNGLLYVIERLPLGIEECRFINLTSEEGYSKSHFQAIVPPKRRRNCYRIDEEQMNVEITRGRSDIYDILTHLTFIFIESHKIRNRVLLDDAGEVSRDWFKLEQAVSQNKKLTLIEKEKAISHAANILGRTFEEVLDIYDSFGSAASPDRFLHVIFWLGKLAIEEIVNDNKRTITFSPILRERLGHHIHGEIWATNIKEVLKENELLGRPIHVISANMHSVMNSIFATEVLKTKFKGKADFFIYEELSKQGANEVRNQVEEVALKHGMISLPDTSGTNIDVQIFDTAKIDWAKSSFPKSNLGDKQPVIIVMDYAFGEQAYECIDELLKPYKKETLLNVESVSIMGKAGILEGGKGDIMIPNAHINEGTADNYFFENELTADMFEGNGISVFAGPMVTVLGTSLQNRDLLKFFHESTWGVIGLEMEGSYYQKAIQSASKIRKSVPLDIKVRYAYYASDNPLETGSTLASGGLGTTGVKPTYLITIKILEQLFNVK, encoded by the coding sequence ATGAAAGAAACTAAAAATATATCAAGATCCAGAGCACAAGAATCATCGGCAGCTATTGAAAAAATGTACATCACGATGCGCCATTTATTCAATAGAGGTTTTTATAAACCAATGGGAATTTCTGGGGATACTTTACGCGAAGCCTTATTGGCGTTACGCCCTGAAATATATGGAAATATTGGTGAAGAAAAAGTAGAATTAAATGGGCTTTTATATGTTATTGAACGTCTTCCTTTAGGAATTGAAGAATGTCGTTTTATTAATTTAACTTCGGAAGAGGGATATTCCAAATCTCATTTTCAAGCGATTGTTCCGCCTAAAAGACGTCGTAATTGCTATAGAATTGACGAGGAACAAATGAATGTAGAAATTACCCGTGGACGTTCCGACATCTATGATATTTTGACGCATTTGACGTTTATTTTCATTGAATCCCATAAAATCAGAAATCGAGTTTTGCTGGATGACGCCGGTGAAGTATCGCGCGATTGGTTTAAACTGGAACAGGCGGTTTCCCAAAACAAAAAACTGACTCTTATAGAAAAAGAGAAAGCGATTTCACATGCTGCGAATATCCTTGGACGAACATTTGAAGAGGTTTTAGACATTTATGATTCATTTGGTTCCGCTGCCTCACCAGATCGTTTTTTACACGTAATTTTTTGGTTAGGAAAATTGGCAATCGAAGAGATTGTGAATGATAATAAAAGAACCATAACGTTCAGTCCTATTTTAAGAGAACGTTTAGGACATCACATTCATGGTGAAATATGGGCAACAAATATTAAGGAAGTTCTTAAAGAAAACGAACTTTTAGGACGACCTATTCATGTGATTAGTGCCAATATGCACAGTGTGATGAACTCTATTTTTGCAACCGAGGTTTTGAAAACCAAATTTAAAGGCAAAGCGGATTTCTTTATTTATGAAGAATTGAGCAAGCAGGGAGCAAATGAAGTTCGAAATCAAGTGGAAGAAGTAGCGCTGAAACACGGAATGATTTCGTTGCCCGATACTTCAGGAACTAATATTGATGTTCAAATTTTTGATACTGCCAAAATTGATTGGGCTAAATCATCGTTTCCAAAATCTAATTTAGGGGATAAACAACCCGTAATTATTGTCATGGACTATGCTTTTGGTGAGCAAGCTTATGAATGCATTGACGAGTTATTGAAACCGTATAAAAAAGAAACTTTACTCAACGTAGAATCCGTTTCTATAATGGGAAAAGCAGGTATTCTGGAAGGCGGAAAAGGCGATATTATGATTCCGAATGCTCATATCAATGAGGGAACGGCGGATAATTATTTTTTCGAAAATGAATTAACTGCGGATATGTTTGAAGGAAATGGTATTTCAGTTTTTGCGGGACCAATGGTTACTGTACTTGGAACTTCCTTACAAAACAGAGATTTATTGAAATTTTTTCACGAATCTACTTGGGGAGTTATTGGTCTGGAAATGGAAGGTTCTTATTATCAAAAAGCCATTCAATCCGCTTCCAAAATCAGGAAGAGTGTCCCATTGGATATTAAAGTGAGATATGCGTATTATGCTTCGGATAATCCACTTGAAACCGGAAGCACATTAGCTTCGGGTGGACTTGGAACGACAGGAGTAAAACCTACGTATTTGATTACCATTAAAATATTGGAACAACTTTTCAACGTAAAATAA
- a CDS encoding glycosyltransferase family 2 protein has translation MLPELSVVIVNFNGLRYLKGCFDSLVQNLDGIAYEIIVIDNNSHDESCSFIKKNYPEIVVIESKINLGFGKANNEAVKIASGKYLLLLNNDTIILERLMPVLDFLKTDQTIGAIGIKMLDGKRNYLPSAGNFPNYRNMFQMKKLLDRGNEFIKGNFTERFYEVDWLSGSFLLLLTKVFNEIGGFDEDYFLYVEDVDFSKKLANNGYKRVFLPHFSYIHFIGFTKSKNHLLVKGYETYISKHFFGLEKTGIRIVLKLNKWVKNIKSILIKD, from the coding sequence ATGCTTCCAGAACTTTCGGTAGTAATAGTAAACTTTAATGGATTAAGATATTTAAAAGGATGTTTTGATTCATTAGTTCAAAATCTAGACGGCATAGCATACGAAATTATTGTAATCGACAATAATTCTCATGACGAAAGCTGTTCCTTTATAAAAAAAAATTACCCTGAAATAGTCGTTATCGAATCAAAAATTAATCTTGGTTTTGGGAAAGCTAATAATGAAGCTGTAAAAATAGCTAGCGGAAAGTATTTGCTATTATTAAACAATGATACAATAATTCTTGAACGGTTAATGCCAGTTCTAGATTTTTTAAAAACGGATCAAACAATAGGCGCAATTGGTATTAAAATGCTGGATGGCAAAAGAAACTATCTTCCATCTGCGGGAAATTTCCCCAATTATAGAAATATGTTCCAAATGAAAAAACTTTTGGATAGAGGGAATGAATTTATAAAAGGAAATTTTACAGAGCGTTTTTATGAAGTAGATTGGCTAAGCGGATCTTTTTTACTTTTATTGACCAAGGTGTTCAATGAGATTGGGGGATTTGATGAAGACTATTTTTTATATGTGGAAGATGTTGATTTTTCCAAAAAACTAGCAAATAATGGATATAAAAGAGTTTTTTTGCCTCATTTTAGTTACATACATTTTATAGGGTTCACGAAGTCAAAAAACCATTTATTAGTAAAAGGATATGAGACCTATATTTCAAAACATTTCTTCGGACTTGAAAAAACTGGAATTAGGATTGTTTTGAAACTAAATAAATGGGTAAAAAACATAAAATCAATTTTAATAAAAGACTAA
- a CDS encoding DUF1972 domain-containing protein, with protein MKIAILGTRGIPNYYSGFEQFAEFFSVFLVNKGHEVYVYNSHNHPFQEKLFHGVHIIHQNDPEHKIGTFGQFIYDYNCIMDSRKRNFDIILQLGYTSNSIWSFLLPRKSIIITNMDGLEWKRTKYSKPVRQFLKFAERLAVISSDYLVADSLGIQSILKEKYNKKSTYIAYGANPFKNTNESILLDYQLSKYKYNMIMARFEPENNLDMVLEGLVLSNIKTEIIVVGNHQTKYGAFLKNKFKQYSNIKFLGGIYNLDHLNNLRYYSNLYFHGHSVGGTNPSLLEAMASRALIIAHDNIFNKAILQENSFYFSNAQEVKELFLTVNKEMNSNFVQNNFDTIVNDFNWDKINGDYLQLFEECMSRNKIGK; from the coding sequence ATGAAAATAGCCATTTTAGGTACTCGGGGTATACCAAATTATTACTCTGGTTTTGAGCAATTTGCCGAATTTTTTTCAGTGTTCCTAGTAAATAAAGGGCATGAAGTATATGTCTATAATTCTCACAATCATCCCTTTCAAGAAAAACTTTTTCATGGAGTTCATATTATCCATCAAAATGATCCAGAGCACAAAATTGGGACTTTTGGTCAATTCATTTATGATTACAATTGCATTATGGATTCTCGCAAAAGAAATTTTGATATCATTTTGCAGTTGGGTTATACCAGTAATTCAATATGGTCGTTTCTTTTACCACGAAAATCGATCATCATTACTAATATGGACGGATTAGAGTGGAAACGGACCAAATATTCTAAACCAGTTCGTCAATTTCTTAAATTTGCCGAAAGATTAGCAGTTATAAGCAGTGATTATTTAGTGGCGGATTCGTTAGGAATCCAGAGTATTTTGAAAGAAAAATATAATAAAAAATCAACCTATATTGCCTATGGTGCTAATCCTTTTAAAAATACCAACGAATCGATATTATTAGATTATCAGTTGTCAAAATATAAGTACAACATGATAATGGCTCGATTTGAACCAGAAAATAATCTTGACATGGTTTTAGAAGGGTTGGTCTTAAGCAATATTAAAACTGAAATTATTGTTGTTGGAAATCATCAGACAAAATATGGAGCGTTTTTAAAGAATAAATTTAAACAGTACTCAAATATTAAATTCTTAGGTGGAATTTATAACTTAGATCACTTAAACAATTTAAGATACTATTCTAATTTGTATTTTCATGGACATTCTGTGGGAGGGACTAATCCATCTCTTTTAGAAGCAATGGCTTCGAGAGCCTTGATTATTGCTCATGATAATATTTTTAATAAAGCTATTTTACAAGAAAACTCATTTTATTTTTCAAATGCTCAAGAGGTAAAAGAGCTTTTTTTGACAGTAAATAAAGAGATGAATTCAAATTTCGTTCAAAATAATTTTGACACGATTGTTAATGATTTTAATTGGGATAAAATTAATGGAGACTACCTGCAATTATTTGAAGAATGCATGTCAAGAAATAAAATTGGAAAGTAA
- a CDS encoding GH3 auxin-responsive promoter family protein: protein MSIKSVAAKLFAKKIYTKTQKWADNPVKTQNKVLQKLINEAKGTQFGMDHHFDTIKTSSDFAKNVPVRDYEGLKTYVDKVVNGEENVLWKGKPLYFAKTSGTTSGAKYIPLTKESMPYHIEAARNAILLYIHETGKADFVDGKMIFLQGSPILEEKNGIKLGRLSGIVAHFVPKYLQKNRMPSLETNCIEDWETKVNAIVEETFNENMTVISGIPSWVQMYFEKLQQKGGKPVGEIFKNFNLFIYGGVNYEPYRAKFENLIGRKVDSIELFPASEGFFACQDSQKEKGMLLLLNGGIFYEFIKSDEFSADPESRSFGTGPRRYTIGEVELNVNYVLIISTNAGLWGYNIGDTVQFVSLKPYRIIVSGRIKHYISAFGEHVIGKEVESALQEAIIGTTIRINEFTVAPQITPAEGLPYHEWFIEFENEPEDIAAFAEAIDNAMRKQNIYYDDLIVGNVLKKVVLTKVAKNGFQDYMKSIGKLGGQNKIPRLSNDRKIVDLLKL, encoded by the coding sequence ATGTCAATAAAATCAGTCGCTGCAAAACTTTTTGCAAAGAAAATATATACGAAAACACAGAAGTGGGCCGATAATCCTGTTAAAACCCAAAACAAAGTTTTACAAAAGTTAATCAACGAAGCTAAGGGAACTCAATTTGGCATGGACCATCATTTTGATACTATAAAAACAAGTTCTGATTTTGCGAAAAATGTTCCAGTTCGAGATTATGAAGGGTTGAAAACGTATGTTGATAAGGTTGTAAATGGAGAAGAAAATGTACTTTGGAAAGGGAAACCGCTCTATTTTGCCAAAACATCAGGCACAACATCGGGAGCCAAATATATTCCGCTGACGAAGGAATCGATGCCGTATCATATTGAAGCGGCCAGAAATGCGATTTTGCTTTATATTCATGAAACCGGCAAAGCTGATTTTGTAGACGGAAAAATGATTTTCCTGCAAGGAAGTCCAATTCTGGAAGAAAAAAATGGGATCAAGCTGGGGCGATTATCAGGAATTGTGGCTCATTTTGTTCCTAAGTATTTGCAAAAAAATAGAATGCCTTCTTTGGAAACCAATTGTATCGAAGATTGGGAAACCAAAGTAAATGCGATTGTCGAAGAAACATTTAACGAAAACATGACGGTGATTTCAGGAATTCCTTCTTGGGTGCAAATGTATTTTGAAAAATTGCAGCAAAAAGGAGGAAAGCCGGTAGGTGAAATCTTCAAAAACTTCAATTTGTTTATTTATGGCGGGGTGAATTATGAACCGTATCGCGCTAAATTTGAAAATTTGATTGGTCGAAAAGTGGATAGCATCGAGTTATTTCCCGCTTCGGAAGGATTTTTTGCCTGCCAAGATTCCCAAAAAGAAAAGGGAATGTTACTGCTTTTGAATGGTGGTATTTTCTACGAATTTATTAAAAGTGACGAATTTTCTGCCGATCCCGAATCCCGAAGTTTCGGGACGGGACCGAGACGTTATACCATTGGCGAGGTAGAATTGAACGTAAACTATGTTTTGATTATTTCTACAAATGCGGGACTTTGGGGATATAACATTGGTGACACCGTTCAGTTTGTTTCATTGAAACCGTATCGAATAATTGTTTCCGGAAGAATCAAGCATTACATTTCGGCTTTCGGGGAACACGTGATTGGCAAGGAAGTAGAAAGTGCCTTGCAGGAAGCGATAATTGGAACTACTATACGGATTAATGAATTTACTGTTGCGCCGCAAATCACACCAGCTGAAGGATTGCCATATCATGAATGGTTCATCGAATTTGAGAACGAACCGGAAGACATCGCAGCTTTTGCGGAAGCGATAGACAATGCCATGAGAAAGCAAAACATCTATTATGACGATTTAATTGTGGGGAACGTATTGAAAAAAGTGGTACTTACAAAAGTGGCAAAAAATGGTTTTCAGGATTATATGAAATCCATTGGAAAATTAGGAGGTCAGAATAAAATTCCAAGACTTTCTAATGACAGGAAGATTGTGGATTTATTAAAACTTTAA
- a CDS encoding flippase, with product MLKKLLVDKDIIGFILSKGGIIFAFRMIAMALSFLSMWFINHFYGEAVFGSYTIALTVLQIVAVVFALGIPNAFVGFTGEFDADIKSKGLLIKVSKIVLVVSSFPILFISFGASFFSEVLFKKPNLYTYFLILGFSVPFMILHEIICYYFISIKKFVAYGLLFFILPNVLFMGLLAIFYKYNLTEYFIFLAYVSSILITVIIGFVAIFHKKEKIIYPTISFKGIINKSFPMMLSGVFLILLNWTDILMLGRIENESQIGIYNTAFKIGYLTLFFVVSMNVLIMPKVSELYYKNNIAEMKKVINRITQLVIILTIPLAVTLIFFSELILKLFGPGFVAGKNTLILITIGSLFNAMTGNVDQILNMTNHQKIVKNIFFLGFLLNVILNIFLIPKYGIEGAATSSLITNIVVNIVFVIIIKKKLGFLTFM from the coding sequence ATGCTTAAAAAACTACTTGTGGATAAAGACATCATAGGTTTTATACTTTCTAAAGGGGGAATTATTTTTGCTTTTAGAATGATAGCGATGGCATTAAGTTTTCTTTCGATGTGGTTTATTAACCATTTTTACGGCGAAGCGGTTTTTGGAAGTTATACCATCGCTTTAACTGTATTACAAATTGTAGCGGTGGTTTTTGCTTTGGGAATTCCTAATGCTTTTGTGGGATTTACTGGAGAATTTGATGCGGATATAAAATCAAAAGGATTATTGATAAAAGTGAGTAAAATTGTACTCGTTGTTTCATCGTTCCCAATTTTATTTATTTCTTTTGGAGCTTCTTTTTTTTCCGAAGTGCTATTCAAAAAACCGAATCTCTATACGTACTTTTTAATATTGGGGTTTAGCGTTCCATTTATGATACTTCACGAAATAATTTGTTATTATTTTATTTCAATAAAAAAGTTTGTCGCTTATGGACTACTATTTTTTATATTACCGAATGTTCTTTTTATGGGATTATTGGCTATTTTTTATAAATATAATCTTACTGAATATTTCATTTTTCTGGCTTATGTAAGTTCAATTTTAATCACAGTAATTATTGGGTTTGTAGCTATTTTTCACAAAAAAGAAAAAATAATTTACCCTACAATATCATTTAAAGGAATTATAAATAAATCTTTTCCAATGATGTTGAGTGGTGTTTTTCTAATTTTATTAAACTGGACCGATATCCTTATGTTGGGTAGGATTGAAAACGAAAGCCAGATTGGGATTTACAATACGGCTTTTAAAATTGGTTATTTGACCCTTTTTTTTGTCGTTTCAATGAATGTGCTTATTATGCCAAAAGTATCAGAACTGTATTATAAAAATAATATCGCTGAAATGAAAAAGGTTATAAATAGGATTACTCAATTAGTAATTATTCTGACAATACCTTTAGCAGTAACTTTAATTTTTTTTAGTGAATTAATTTTAAAATTATTTGGTCCCGGTTTTGTTGCAGGCAAGAACACATTAATATTAATTACAATTGGGTCTCTTTTTAATGCTATGACTGGAAATGTAGATCAGATTTTAAATATGACAAACCATCAAAAGATAGTTAAAAACATATTTTTTTTAGGATTTTTATTAAATGTTATCCTAAATATTTTTTTGATACCTAAATATGGTATTGAAGGCGCAGCAACTTCAAGTTTAATAACAAACATAGTAGTTAACATTGTTTTTGTTATTATCATTAAAAAGAAACTAGGTTTCTTAACTTTTATGTAG
- a CDS encoding glycosyltransferase family 4 protein, with amino-acid sequence MKNLKIFVDCHVFDGSPQGTTSYIKGLYQELIKDQTKTFYFASYTGNLESIFGKNNNVHYLQYSSKSKYLRLLFDIPGLIKKNNIDYAHFQYIVPPIKKCKYIVTIHDVLFLDFPSYFPLAYKISKKILFKWSAKKADIVLTVSEYSKNRIQDHFKIENIEVTPNAVEAVFFEEYDKKAVMEANKVNYGLASYFLYLSRWEKRKNHLLLLKVFVENKFHEQFHLVFVGDNLITNTTYKRYFKTLPNEIKDKIVILNKVNFDELLNLIRGASLSIYPSIAEGFGIPPLETAAAQIPTICSNTTAMSDFDFFQNNLFNPFDEKDLKDKIIAGLNPQNFYSISKAIKDKYNWKIAASVLFKAINDNQNHSI; translated from the coding sequence ATGAAAAATTTAAAAATTTTTGTTGATTGTCATGTTTTTGACGGAAGCCCACAAGGAACTACAAGTTATATTAAAGGACTGTATCAAGAGTTGATTAAGGACCAAACCAAAACCTTTTATTTTGCTTCTTATACCGGAAATCTTGAAAGCATTTTCGGGAAAAATAATAATGTGCATTATCTTCAATATTCATCAAAAAGTAAATATCTAAGATTATTATTTGATATTCCAGGTTTAATAAAAAAAAACAATATTGATTACGCCCATTTTCAATATATTGTGCCGCCAATAAAAAAATGCAAATACATTGTCACTATTCACGATGTTTTATTTTTAGATTTTCCAAGTTATTTTCCATTAGCATACAAGATTTCTAAAAAGATTCTTTTCAAATGGAGCGCAAAAAAGGCAGATATAGTTTTAACCGTTTCAGAATATTCTAAAAATAGAATTCAAGATCATTTCAAGATTGAAAACATTGAAGTAACACCAAATGCTGTCGAGGCTGTTTTTTTTGAAGAATATGACAAAAAAGCTGTAATGGAGGCTAATAAAGTTAATTATGGTTTAGCGAGTTATTTTTTATATCTGAGCCGCTGGGAAAAAAGAAAAAATCATCTGTTGTTATTAAAAGTTTTTGTTGAAAATAAATTTCATGAACAATTTCACTTAGTTTTTGTTGGAGACAATTTAATTACAAACACAACTTACAAACGTTATTTTAAAACGTTACCTAACGAGATAAAAGATAAAATTGTAATTCTAAACAAAGTTAATTTTGATGAATTACTGAATTTAATTCGAGGGGCATCACTTTCTATATATCCTTCAATTGCTGAAGGTTTTGGTATTCCGCCATTAGAAACTGCGGCAGCGCAAATTCCAACAATCTGCTCAAATACAACTGCAATGTCTGATTTTGACTTCTTCCAAAATAATTTATTTAATCCTTTTGATGAAAAGGATTTAAAAGATAAAATAATTGCTGGTCTGAATCCACAAAACTTTTATTCTATTTCGAAAGCAATTAAAGATAAATACAATTGGAAAATAGCTGCATCAGTACTTTTCAAAGCAATAAACGACAATCAAAATCACTCGATATAA